The Salvelinus alpinus chromosome 21, SLU_Salpinus.1, whole genome shotgun sequence genome has a segment encoding these proteins:
- the LOC139547946 gene encoding olfactory marker protein-like, whose protein sequence is MSSQTCTDPAAAPSSGSAMELRFAEDTSLTEVMQLRVQSLQRSGQKRQEGERLLLPHEAVYRLDFSNQKLTFIHWSVSLIGHGRVTVTGISQLWTPDLTHLMTRQLLEPVGTFWRNAGDPEDTPLKCLEADIQEFGERIAELAKVRKVMYFLLAFKEGAEADKVSISMEFNQA, encoded by the exons ATGAGCTCTCAGACATGCACAGACCCGGCCGCGGCCCCCTCGTCTGGCTCAGCCATGGAGCTACGCTTTGCAGAGGACACTTCTCTCACTGAG GTAATGCAGCTGCGTGTCCAGTCCCTGCAGCGGAGCGGTCAGAAGCGACAGGAGGGGGAGCGGTTGCTCCTCCCCCACGAGGCTGTTTACCGTCTGGACTTCTCCAATCAGAAGCTGACGTTCATCCACTGGTCGGTGTCTCTGATTGGTCATGGCAGAGTGACCGTCACAGGGATCTCCCAGCTCTGGACCCCTGACCTCACACACCTGATGACCCGGCAGCTTCTTGAACCCGTCGGAACATTCTGGCGGAACGCTGGTGACCCGGAGGACACACCCCTCAAGTGTCTGGAGGCGGACATCCAGGAGTTTGGGGAGCGAATCGCGGAGCTGGCAAAGGTCCGAAAGGTCATGTACTTCCTGCTTGCCTTCAAGGAGGGGGCGGAGGCTGACAAGGTCAGCATCTCCATGGAGTTCAATCAGGCCTGA